In the Pseudorasbora parva isolate DD20220531a chromosome 23, ASM2467924v1, whole genome shotgun sequence genome, one interval contains:
- the smtlb gene encoding somatolactin beta: MKNTTVLQVCAAFVLCLLQAAIATDVDCTDHDIGGTPCTISLEKLLDRAVQHAELIYRISEESKLLFEEMLFSFGGVNLHAPSGTLCAPKTVSMSKSEIQQISDKWILHSVLILIQFWTGPLADLQASLENYENVSSALLSRSKWMSTKLTSLEQGVMVLVRQILGDGGLLLDAPEETSDHIVSSDKLESVRRDYSVLYCFRKDAHKIETFLKLLKCRQIDKENCSLF, from the exons ATGAAGAACACTACAG TTCTCCAGGTTTGTGCGGCATTTGTGCTCTGCTTGCTGCAGGCCGCGATTGCAACCGATGTGGACTGCACAGACCACGATATCGGAGGGACTCCCTGTACCATCTCACTGGAGAAGCTTCTGGACCGAGCCGTTCAACATGCAGAGCTCATTTACCGCATCTCAGAGGAGTCCAAGTTGCTGTTT GAGGAGATGCTCTTTTCATTCGGAGGTGTGAATCTGCATGCTCCCAGTGGGACCCTGTGCGCTCCAAAAACAGTGTCTATGTCTAAAAGTGAAATCCAACAGATTTCT GACAAATGGATCCTTCACTCAGTCCTGATTCTGATCCAGTTCTGGACTGGTCCACTGGCAGATCTGCAGGCGTCTCTTGAGAATTATGAGAACGTCTCAAGTGCCCTGCTTAGCAGGAGCAAATGGATGTCTACTAAACTAACAAGCCTGGAGCAGGGGGTAATGGTTCTTGTTAGACAG atacTGGGTGACGGTGGTTTGCTGTTGGATGCTCCTGAAGAGACATCCGATCACATTGTCTCTTCCGATAAGCTTGAGTCTGTGAGAAGAGACTACAGCGTGCTCTACTGCTTCAGGAAAGATGCACACAAGATAGAGACGTTCCTCAAACTCCTGAAGTGCCGTCAGATTGATAAGGAGAATTGCTCCCTTTTCTAA